One window of the Ureibacillus sp. FSL W7-1570 genome contains the following:
- the fabG gene encoding 3-oxoacyl-ACP reductase FabG translates to MRLKGKVAIITGGANGIGKAATKRFLEEGAKVVVADIQKEAGEQLAKQFRDQGHEVMFYPVNVASKDEVETMVEKVKEIFGKIDILINNAGITRDAMLVKMTEEQFNDVIDVNLKGVFHCTQAVAKVMIEQGNGKIINTSSVSGIYGNIGQTNYAAAKAAIVGMTKTWAKELGKKGINVNAVAPGFTKTTMVEKMPEKILNYMESITSLKRLGEPDDIANAYLFLASDESNYITGHVLHVDGGIMM, encoded by the coding sequence ATGAGACTAAAAGGGAAGGTTGCGATTATTACCGGAGGAGCAAACGGGATTGGCAAGGCTGCTACAAAAAGATTTTTGGAAGAAGGGGCAAAAGTGGTTGTCGCGGATATACAAAAGGAAGCGGGGGAGCAATTGGCGAAACAATTCCGGGATCAGGGACATGAAGTAATGTTCTATCCAGTGAACGTTGCATCCAAAGATGAAGTGGAAACAATGGTCGAGAAAGTGAAAGAAATCTTCGGAAAAATCGATATTTTAATTAACAATGCGGGGATTACAAGGGATGCTATGCTTGTCAAAATGACGGAAGAGCAATTCAATGACGTGATCGATGTGAATTTAAAAGGCGTATTTCATTGTACGCAAGCGGTTGCAAAAGTCATGATTGAACAAGGAAATGGGAAAATTATCAATACATCCTCTGTCAGCGGCATCTATGGAAACATCGGGCAAACAAATTATGCTGCTGCAAAGGCGGCCATTGTCGGGATGACGAAGACATGGGCGAAGGAGCTGGGCAAAAAGGGAATCAATGTGAATGCGGTGGCTCCGGGATTTACGAAAACCACAATGGTGGAGAAAATGCCTGAAAAAATATTAAATTATATGGAATCGATTACAAGCTTGAAAAGGCTTGGAGAACCGGATGATATTGCAAACGCTTACCTGTTTTTGGCTTCCGATGAATCCAATTATATTACCGGTCACGTATTGCATGTGGATGGCGGAATTATGATGTAA
- a CDS encoding b(o/a)3-type cytochrome-c oxidase subunit 1 — translation MTTATKETVKSTASSGLKKQLEFVDKKDGKLALAYIYVAFIAVFLGGTAGLLQVLVRSGKFELPSFLNYYQVLTVHGVLLGLVLTTFFIMGFQTAAVSRTSGTFTNKQRTIGWVGFWLATIGLVAAAAMVLTNQASVLYTFYAPLKAHWVFYLGLALVVVGSWITGLAQAMRFVQWRKEHKGQSTPLLSFMAVVNNLLWFIATLGVAIEVLFQLIPWSMGLVERVDVLLSRTLFWYFGHALVYFWLLPAYMVWYVVIPKVIGGKIFSESLAKLAFMLFLILSVPVGLHHQFTEPGIDPLWKFIQTVLTFFVVVPSLMTAFSLFATFEMRGRELGAKGVFGWFKKLPWSDSRFLLPFIGMVAFIPGGAGGIVNASYQMNELVHNTIWVTGHFHLTVATAVALTFFGTAFWLIPHLNGRKLTKRANSMANCAGILWAIGMTIMSSAMHIAGLLGAPRRSAYSEYGGSEQAAEWISYQVAQAVGGSILFIAILVITGLIIYLGFFAPKGEEEFPVAEVAPGAEKVPAALENFKLWGIIMIAVIIFAYTIPIIDIINNSPVGSKGFKLW, via the coding sequence ATGACAACAGCAACTAAGGAAACTGTAAAAAGCACTGCATCTTCAGGCTTGAAAAAACAGCTTGAATTTGTTGATAAAAAAGATGGAAAATTGGCATTAGCTTACATTTATGTCGCATTCATAGCAGTATTTTTAGGTGGTACAGCCGGACTATTACAAGTTTTAGTTCGTTCAGGTAAATTTGAACTTCCAAGTTTCCTAAACTACTATCAAGTATTGACAGTGCACGGCGTATTACTCGGACTTGTATTGACTACTTTCTTCATTATGGGATTCCAAACAGCTGCTGTCAGCCGAACTAGCGGTACATTCACAAATAAACAACGCACAATCGGCTGGGTAGGTTTCTGGCTTGCAACAATCGGATTAGTTGCAGCAGCGGCAATGGTCTTAACAAATCAAGCTTCTGTCCTTTATACATTCTATGCGCCATTGAAAGCTCACTGGGTATTCTACCTTGGCTTGGCATTAGTGGTTGTAGGTTCATGGATTACAGGTTTAGCACAAGCGATGCGTTTTGTTCAATGGAGAAAAGAACATAAAGGTCAAAGCACACCATTATTATCCTTTATGGCTGTAGTTAACAACCTCTTATGGTTCATCGCTACATTGGGTGTAGCAATAGAAGTATTATTCCAATTGATTCCTTGGTCCATGGGCTTGGTTGAACGTGTGGATGTATTATTATCCCGTACTCTATTCTGGTACTTCGGTCACGCATTGGTTTATTTCTGGTTATTGCCTGCTTACATGGTTTGGTATGTTGTCATTCCAAAAGTCATTGGCGGAAAAATCTTCTCTGAATCTTTGGCAAAATTGGCTTTCATGTTGTTCTTGATCCTTTCAGTGCCGGTTGGTCTACACCACCAATTCACTGAACCAGGTATCGATCCATTATGGAAATTTATTCAAACAGTCTTAACGTTCTTCGTTGTTGTTCCATCTTTAATGACTGCCTTCTCCCTGTTCGCAACATTTGAAATGCGTGGTCGCGAACTTGGCGCTAAAGGCGTATTCGGTTGGTTCAAAAAATTGCCTTGGAGCGATTCAAGATTCTTATTGCCATTCATTGGTATGGTTGCCTTCATTCCTGGTGGTGCCGGCGGTATCGTTAACGCATCTTACCAAATGAACGAACTTGTACACAACACAATTTGGGTAACAGGTCACTTCCACTTGACTGTAGCAACTGCTGTTGCGTTAACATTCTTCGGAACAGCCTTCTGGTTAATACCACACCTAAATGGCAGAAAATTAACAAAACGCGCAAACAGCATGGCTAACTGCGCAGGTATTTTATGGGCTATCGGTATGACAATCATGTCAAGTGCCATGCACATTGCAGGTTTACTCGGTGCGCCACGTCGTTCCGCTTACTCCGAATATGGCGGTTCAGAACAAGCAGCTGAATGGATTTCTTACCAAGTAGCGCAAGCAGTTGGTGGTTCAATCCTATTCATCGCCATCTTAGTAATTACTGGATTAATCATTTACCTTGGATTCTTCGCACCGAAAGGAGAAGAAGAATTCCCTGTTGCGGAAGTTGCACCAGGTGCAGAAAAAGTACCTGCAGCCCTTGAAAACTTCAAACTTTGGGGAATTATCATGATTGCGGTGATCATCTTCGCTTACACAATCCCAATCATTGATATCATCAATAACTCTCCAGTTGGTTCAAAAGGTTTCAAACTCTGGTAA
- a CDS encoding cytochrome c oxidase subunit II yields MEIHKYEKWWMIFGTGTLIVFLIILGVSAFHSGTHPNNSKWTIDYEKVDEYAPFDNPGLHKVEGKDWDYEVVLVAQAFAYNPTEIEIPVGSKVRFIATTKDVIHGLEVAGTNINMMLEPGYVSEKITTLDKAGTYTIVCNEYCGTGHALMYSTLKVVDTNDNSN; encoded by the coding sequence ATGGAAATACACAAGTATGAGAAATGGTGGATGATTTTCGGAACAGGTACGCTGATCGTGTTCCTTATCATCCTCGGTGTAAGCGCATTCCATAGCGGAACGCATCCAAATAACTCTAAATGGACAATTGACTATGAAAAGGTTGATGAATATGCTCCGTTTGACAATCCAGGATTGCATAAAGTGGAAGGCAAAGATTGGGATTATGAAGTAGTGCTCGTTGCACAGGCTTTCGCTTACAATCCAACTGAAATTGAAATCCCGGTAGGATCTAAAGTTCGTTTCATCGCTACTACAAAAGACGTTATTCACGGACTCGAGGTTGCAGGAACAAACATCAACATGATGCTTGAACCTGGTTATGTATCTGAAAAAATTACAACTTTAGATAAAGCCGGAACGTATACAATCGTATGTAACGAGTACTGCGGTACAGGTCACGCATTGATGTACTCTACATTAAAGGTGGTGGACACTAATGACAACAGCAACTAA